A window of the Corythoichthys intestinalis isolate RoL2023-P3 chromosome 6, ASM3026506v1, whole genome shotgun sequence genome harbors these coding sequences:
- the LOC130917933 gene encoding cytochrome c oxidase subunit 7A2, mitochondrial, with amino-acid sequence MNQLLKIPTLLRGSSVASCRRLSNKVPQAQKLFQEPNALPVHVKGGATDVILYRATMALTIGGGIYSLYWLLVASMPRKKA; translated from the exons ATGAATCAGCTCCTG aaAATTCCGACTTTGCTACGGGGCAGCTCGGTGGCGTCCTGCCGACGTCTGAGCAACAAAGTCCCGCAAGCTCAGAAACTCTTTCAG GAGCCCAACGCGCTGCCAGTGCACGTGAAGGGCGGGGCTACTGATGTCATTCTCTATCGGGCGACCATGGCGCTCACCATTGGAG GTGGCATCTATTCTCTGTACTGGCTGCTCGTCGCGTCCATGCCACGCAAGAAGGCGTAG
- the rnaset2l gene encoding ribonuclease T2-like, which produces MKACGQTHERLHMVWKMLLPLLVCAGASALLSSAESKNKQFCTWTCAIFTLQWPGAFCQSLDNTSLCKLPPEVNGWLIHGLWPQKTQTCCECWPMFASDVQEVRGTLEEKWPSLLKSRSSFVFWKDEWRKHGTCAACVEGLNSPLQYFQMCLKLRQRFDLQKALEDAGIKPSCQRLYKLAEVQEALFPLTGSKIEIQCIKDDQEREVWFQVKIQLSRNMSLGCDHFGDTNDIRSDRRRFWGHPCPAGEGLYYVPIDHQRPLRPCG; this is translated from the exons ATGAAAGCGTGTGGCCAGACGCACGAACGCTTGCATATG GTTTGGAAGATGCTACTACCACTACTGGTCTGCGCTGGTGCGTCGGCGCTGCTCAGCTCAGCGGAGAGCAAGAATAAGCAGTTTTGCACGTGGACATGCGCTATCTTCACACTGCAGTGGCCCGGAGCTTTCTGCCAG TCTCTGGACAACACGTCTCTTTGCAAGCTTCCTCCCGAAGTCAACGGTTGGCTCATCCACGGCTTGTG GCCGCAAAAGACACAGACATGCTGCGAGTGTTGGCCCATGTTCGCCTCTGACGTGCAG GAGGTACGGGGCACTCTGGAAGAAAAGTGGCCTTCTTTGCTAAAAAGTCGATCCAGTTTCGTGTTCTG GAAGGACGAGTGGAGGAAACACGGCACTTGCGCTGCCTGCGTGGAAGGACTCAACTCTCCGTTACAATACTTCCAGATGTGCCTCAAACTCAGACAACGCTTCGACCTGCAAAA AGCGCTGGAGGACGCCGGCATCAAGCCGTCCTGTCAGCGGCTTTACAAG CTAGCTGAAGTGCAGGAGGCGCTGTTTCCTCTCACAGGCAGCAAGATTGAGATCCAGTGCATCAAAGACGACCAG gagcgTGAGGTTTGGTTTCAAGTGAAGATCCAACTGTCTCGCAACATGAGCCTGGGTTGCGATCACTTCGGCGACACCAACGACATCCGCAGTGACAGAAGACGGTTTTGGGGTCACCCCTGCCCCGCCGGAGAAGGTCTCTACTACGTCCCCATCGACCACCAGCGCCCGTTGCGCCCTTGCGGGTGA